One genomic region from Streptomyces sp. NBC_01431 encodes:
- a CDS encoding NUDIX domain-containing protein encodes MARTEYYDDPQAPAPNSMVVAASAVVADGEGRLLLQRRRDSGLWALPGGGMELGDSLPGTAVREVKEETGLDVEITGLVGTYTDPRHIIEYSDGEVRRQFNICFTARITGGEPALSEESTELRFVAPADLDALPMHHTQRLRIQHYLEHRCEPYLG; translated from the coding sequence ATGGCCCGGACCGAGTACTACGACGATCCGCAGGCGCCCGCGCCCAACAGCATGGTCGTGGCCGCGTCTGCGGTGGTGGCCGACGGTGAGGGGCGTCTCCTGCTGCAAAGGCGTCGGGACAGCGGCCTGTGGGCCCTGCCCGGTGGCGGGATGGAGCTGGGCGATTCGCTGCCCGGCACGGCCGTGCGTGAGGTCAAGGAGGAGACCGGCCTCGACGTGGAGATCACGGGACTGGTCGGCACGTACACGGACCCCCGGCACATCATCGAGTACAGCGACGGCGAGGTACGAAGGCAGTTCAATATCTGCTTCACTGCCCGCATCACCGGTGGGGAGCCGGCCCTTTCCGAGGAGAGCACGGAACTGCGGTTCGTCGCGCCGGCCGACCTCGACGCCCTGCCCATGCACCACACCCAACGCCTGCGCATCCAGCACTACTTGGAGCATCGCTGCGAGCCGTACCTCGGCTGA